In Paraburkholderia sp. PGU19, the sequence GCCATCCGCGACTGCGACGCCAATCCGGTTCGCATCGATAGCCGGATTGTTCGCCAGCTCTTCCTCCACTTCGCGGCGCAGTTGACTGTCCGGTTTCATGGCAACGGTCCTCCTGAAGTGCGTCCGTTCGTGAACTGGACACCCAGTTCACACGCTCAGACTAATCCGCACGCATGCCGCGCAGTTGATCGAAGTCAAGCAGGTCGCTGTGCCACCGTTGCATCGGACGATAAAGCCGCGTCTGCGGTAGCTTGACGACGATCAATCGAAAGCGTGCTTTTCGAAGGAGAATCAGGATCAACCTTTCGCACGATACGGAGAAGCATCATGACGCAGGCATCCAGCGTGGAGTCAACGGCCGGGCGCGTGTTCCAGCGCGTGATGCTGGCGATCGACGATTCAGAAGCAACGACACGCGCGGCCGAGTACGCGAAAACCCTGTTCGCCGGACGCGCGACGATCAAGGTCGTCACGGTTGCGCAGGACCCGCGCACGCTATTTCCACTCGGTGCAAGCACGCAAGACGCGCTCGCTTCTGCGAGAGACGACATCGTGGCCGATTCGCGCGCCGCGCTCGCCAAGATCGAGGCCATGTTTGCCGGGACGACGCTCGAATTCGGCCTGGTCGATCTTTCTGTCCACCGGGGAAATACAGCCGACGCTGTACTCGACGCCGCGTCGCACTGGCAGGCGGATCTCATTGTGATGGGCATGCGGCACCATCATGGCCTGCTGCGCTGGGTCGAAGGCACGGTGTCCGAACCAGTTGCGCGCCGCGCAAACTGCTCGTTGCTGCTGGTTCCGCAGGAGAGTCGCGTTCCAACGGACAAGCCTCCTCAACGCATGGTCTTCGCACTGGATGGCAGCGCCTGTTCGATCGTGGGATTGCAAACGGGTCTTCGGCTGGCGAGCGCGGATACCCAATTGCGCGCGATCTATGTCGTGGATCGTGCGGGCCACGTGATGGATGGCGCGGCCATCGACCTGCTGGAAAATGTCTATCTCGAAGAGGGGTGCACTGCCCTTGAGCGCGCAGCGCGCATCTTCGCCGGGCAGGGGCGCTATGCGGAGACGGCACTGATCAAGACACGTAAAAGCCGGGACGACATCCCTCACGCGATCCTACGTAACGTTCAGGACTGGAAAGGCGAACTGCTCGTTCTCGGCACTCATGGCCGGCGAGGCTTCGAACGATGGCTTGTCGGCAGCGTGGCGGCCCGCATGGTGCGGCTTGCCGACACTCCGGTATTACTCGTGCGCGACAGTGCTGCAATGGCTGCCACGACATGACAGCACGGCCGGTGAGACTGCGCCCTAGCTACTACGGCGCCTTTCTCACCGGTGGAGGCTTCTCTGCCTTGTTTTCGCGGTTCCGTTCCCTTTGCCAGCGAGCAGGCCTCAGACGTAGTGTCCGTTCGTGCAGCAGCAGCCCCAGTCCAGCCTGACGACCAGTGCGGGACTCGAAGAAACCCGTCGCGATACGCATGAAACGGCCACGTCATCCAGGCGTCATCCGCGAAACGCGGATCCTCGGGCGCGTACTCGTGCTTTGGCCGCGCCACGCTTGTACGCCTTGCGCCCTGTGCAACCTCGGCGCTCGCCGATACGGCCTCGCTCGCAAGCGCCAGCAAACCTCCCGGGCGCGACGGTCATGTACAGCGCCCAATCCATGAAGGCAAGCACCACGGAGGTCGGAGACAGGCCGCCCGTCAAAGCGGCGACGCCGGCATGCGCCGCGCGGTCGAGCGGGTCGCGCGAAAGTACGGGGTGAGAGCGGCCTTCTCCGTGACAACCGGTCTGGGCATGGCCCTGTGCATCGCCCTGGAAAGCGGGAGGCGCAGACGCGGGCGTCGTGAGTCGAGCCGTTTGGTCCGGCAATGGTTGAGGCTTGTCGTCGGCCGTGAGGGGAAGCGTTGCCACCGTCGTTCGGTGGATACGGCCAGTGACCCGTGCCTACGTTACGGGGGCATGGAATCGAACATTTGACTTGCGTCAACGCAGAAACACGACGCGCGACTTTCACACTGTGGATCGTGGCTCGCGGCACCAGAAAGCAGCTTCTGCCCGCGCCGGGCGTCGCGCATTTCGCGCACCTTGGCAGCAAGATCGGCGCGGTTACCGTGAGCGGCTACGGGTTCCACAAACCGCATCGCGATGCGATTGACTGAGGTCAACGGTCGCTGTTCGGGTCGCCTCTATCCTGGAAGCGATGCACCGACGCCTATGCGAATGCATCGACCCACCGACGAAGGAGTCGATCATGACCGACACGCAACTGCTGACTTACGAACCCGCGCACGGTCGTGCGCCGGCTCACGCCCAAGGCGACACTCCTGCCGTTATCGAACTGCCGAAACCCGACATGTCCTCCGGCGCGCCGCTGATGAAGGCCCTCGCGCTGCGCGCGAGCATGCGCGAGTTCTCCGACGCGCCGCTTACACCCGCCACACTCGGCGCGCTGCTGTGGGCAGCCGATGGCATCAACCGGCCGCGCACGGGTGGCCGCACCGCGCCATCGGCGCACGCATTCAATGAAATCGACCTCTACGCCGTGATGCCGAACGGCGTCTATCGATACGATGCACCTGCGCATCGGCTCATCCTGAAACATGCAAGCGATGCGCGCAATCTGACCGGTTATCAGGACTTCGTCGGCGCTGCGCCTCTGGACCTGGTCTACGTGGTCAACATGTCGCGTCTGCTCGACATGCCGCCGCAGCGGCGCGATATCTTTTCGGCCGTTGCTGCAGGGGCAATGGCGCAGAACGTGTCGCTCTACTGCGCGTCCGAGGGGCTGGGCTGCGTCGTGCGCGGCTGGATCAATCATCGTCTGCTGAGCGACGCGCTGAAGCTGAACGAAGATGAACTGCCCATTCTTGCGCAAACGGTCGGCGCGCCGGGCACGACGCTGACCTCTCTCGCGGATTGACGTCACCGGCTTCTACCGGACAGCGCGGTATCATGCGACTCCGAGCCGGCTGCAGCGCCACACTGCGCCAACAAGGCAACGGGCCTGAAACTCAGGCCCGTTTCGAATTCCCCATCGATCTGTTCGGCTGCTTGTGGTCGCGCCACAGAGACCGCCGAGAAGCGCGCCATGACGAGCACAGCGCGCCGCGCGCGCATCAGCTGATCGTCAGGCGCTTCTGGTCGGTCGGCGCCTTTTTCGGCAGGCTCAGCGAAAGCACACCGTCCTTGTATTCGGCCGTCGCGGTCGCCTCATCCACCTCGCCCGCGAGCGAGAACGAGCGGCTGAACGCGCCGGAATAGCGCTCGCGCCGGATCACGCGTTCGCCTTCTTTTTCTTCCTTGTTCCGCTCGACTTTTGCGTTGATCGACACGATGCGCCCATCGATGTGCACGTCGATATCCTTCTTGTCGAGGCCGGGAAGCTCGGCCTTCACCGTGTACGCGCCATCGTTTTCCGTCACGTCGATCTTCATTGATGCAAGCTCGGCGTCCTGAGGCGTCGCCATCGACCGCATGGGCCGGAAGAAACCCTGAAACAGATCAGAAACGACCGGGTCCAGCGAGAACGGATCAAAACGCGTCAGATTGCTCATTGCACTTCTCCTTCAGGTAAGCAGGCCAGGACATGGCCCCGATTGTCCGGCCGCGAGAGCCGGCTCACAGCGTGTTCGCGCGGCGTTGCCATTTTCACGGCTCGCCGCATCGTGAAGTCATGCTTTCAGCGTAGCCATACCCGGCACCGCACCGTTGATTCATGTCAATCGCGCTGTTGACATTGCCCGCGCGAGACAGCTTTCATCCTGAACACGACGCCTCGTCCTGTCCCGCATCGACATCCGCCTCGGCAGGCTTAGCCTCGATCTGCTCGCGCTGCTCGAACGTCTTCGATGCGCCGTCGATCGCGTGTTGCAGCATCTCGTGATCGAGCACTTCACGTTCGAGCAGCAAGCGGGCGATGCGCTCGAGCGTCGCGCGCTGGCTGGAGAGCGTGGCTTTGACGCGTGCGTGCGCCTCGTCGAGCATCCGGCGAATTTCCTCGTCGACAAGACGCGCCGTGTCGTCGCTGCAAGACGCACCGCGCCAGCCGTCGAATCCCGCAACGACGGGCTGGCTCATGGACTCGCCGATCGTCGCGAGCCCCATGCGCCCGCTCATCCCGTAGCGGGTCACCATGTGCCGCACCATCGCCGTCGCACGATCGAGATCGTTCTCCGCGCCCGTCGATACATCGCCGAAGACCAGTTCCTCGGCGACGCGCCCGCCGAGCAGCGCATCGAGACGGTCGAGCAGTTCGCTTTCGCGCAGCACATAGCGGTCTTCCGTCGGCACCTGCTGCGTGTAACCGAGCGCGGCGACGCCGCGCGGAATGATCGATACTTTCTTGACGGGATCGCAATGCTTGCGGCTATTCGCGACGAGCGCGTGACCGGCCTCGTGATACGCGATCGTGATCTTTTCCTGCGCGTTTATCACGCGGCTCTTCCGTTCCATGCCCGTCATCGCGCGGTCGATTGCTTCATCGAAGTCGGACATGTCGACGGCCTGCTTGTCGGCTTCGGCGGCATGCAGCGCAGCTTCGTTGACGACATTCGCGAGGTCCGCGCCGACGAAGCCCGGCATGCGGGACGCCAGTTCGTTCAGATCGACGTCGTCCGCCAGCTTCACGTGGCGCGTATGCACCGCGAGAATCTGACGGCGGCCGTTGAGGTCGGGCCTGTCGATGGCGATATGCCTGTCGAACCGGCCGGGACGCAGCAAGGCAGGATCGAGCGTCTCCGGGCGGTTCGTCGCCGCCATGATGATCACACCCGAACTGGAACTGAAGCCGTCCATCTCGATCAGCAACTGGTTGAGCGTCTGCTCGCGCTCGTCATTGCCGGACGTCAGGCCGGCTCCGCGTACTTTGCCGAGGGCATCCAGTTCGTCGATGAAAATGATGCATGGCGCCTCGGCCTGCGCCTGTTCGAAAAGATCCCGCACGCGAGCTGCGCCCACGCCGACGAACATCTCGACAAATCCAGCGCCGCTCACCGAATAGAACGGCACGCCCGCTTCACCCGCCACGGCTTTGGCAAGCAGCGTCTTGCCCGTGCCCGGCGCGCCGACGATCAGCACGCCCTTCGGGATCTTGCCGCCAAGCCGGCGATACCGTTCGGCATCGCGCAGAAACGCGACGATCTGTCGAAGCTCCGCTTTGGCTTCATCGATGCCCGCGATGTCGTCGAAGGTAATGCCTGTCTCGTTCTGCACGAGAATATGACCGTTGCCACGGCCCATCTTCGTGTACTGCTGCAAACCACCCGTGCGCTGCCATAACAGATTCCACACGAAGAACATCGCCAGCAACGGCACGGCCCAGGACAGCAGCACGCCCGGCCACGCACTGTCGACCCCACCCGAATATCGGATGCCCGCTGCCGCGAGGGTGTCAGCCAGGTGGCCGTCGGCGACGCGCACCGTCGTGAAGCGCCACGGCTCGCCGTTGCTGTTCACGGCCGCAGCGTCGGAGGCCGGCAGCAGCGAAGCGGCGCCCGGCATGTCGAGCATGCCCGTGATGCGCGTCGGCGTCACCTCGAGGTCGGCGACCTGCCTGGCGGCAACGAGCTTCTGAAAGTCGCTGTACGCAATTTCCGTCGTCATGCGTTGCGCCGTCAGGAGCGGCACTGCGACGGCCAGAATGAAGAACATCGTGAGCGCGACACTCACCAGATCGAACCATCGGGGCGATTTGCGCGCATCGCGCGAAGGACGCTGTGTGGGCATCATGGTCTCTCGGGCAACGAGGAGTGGCGTGGCCGGTTTCATGATGTTCTGCGTCAATCGCCCCGGGCCGATTGACGCAGATCAACCGGCTTCCCGCCCGCGGCGACTTAAATAGGCAGACAGTCCATTGCCGTTGCGCACTGCATGCGCTATCGGCCAATGCTTGGGGAGGTCTGCCGTGTCACACAGGACGCTTGTATTTCATCAGGATGCGCGCCAGTTGCTGCTCAACGGCGTGAATGCACTCGCTGAAGCCGTCAAGGTCACGCTCGGCCCCGGCGGCCGCAATGTGATCGTCGAGCGCGTGGCGGGTGCGCCGCTCGTCGCGAACTCCGGGGTGGTGGTCGCGGGCTCGGTCGACCTGTCCGATCCGTACGAGGAAATGGGCGCGCAGTTGCTGCGCGAGGTGGCAACCCGTACGAGCGAAGTCGCGGGAGACGGCACGACCACCGCTACGACGCTCGCACAGGCGATCGTCGTCGAAGGCAACAAGTGCGTGACGGCCGGGCACGATCCGATGGCCCTCAAGCGCGCCATCGAGGACGCGGGCAAACAGGTCGTCGCGGAACTTCACAGACTCGCACGCCCGTGTTCGAGCGTGGACGAAATGCGGCAGATCGCGACAATTTCCGCGAGCGGCGATGCGAGCATCGGCGCGCTGGTAGCCGACGCAGTCTCGCGCGTAGGGAAAGAAGGCGCGATCAGCATCGAGGACGGCTCCAAACTCGACGACGAGCTCGAAACGGTCGACGGATCACTGCTGGA encodes:
- a CDS encoding universal stress protein — its product is MLAIDDSEATTRAAEYAKTLFAGRATIKVVTVAQDPRTLFPLGASTQDALASARDDIVADSRAALAKIEAMFAGTTLEFGLVDLSVHRGNTADAVLDAASHWQADLIVMGMRHHHGLLRWVEGTVSEPVARRANCSLLLVPQESRVPTDKPPQRMVFALDGSACSIVGLQTGLRLASADTQLRAIYVVDRAGHVMDGAAIDLLENVYLEEGCTALERAARIFAGQGRYAETALIKTRKSRDDIPHAILRNVQDWKGELLVLGTHGRRGFERWLVGSVAARMVRLADTPVLLVRDSAAMAATT
- a CDS encoding poly-beta-hydroxybutyrate polymerase N-terminal domain-containing protein: MATLPLTADDKPQPLPDQTARLTTPASAPPAFQGDAQGHAQTGCHGEGRSHPVLSRDPLDRAAHAGVAALTGGLSPTSVVLAFMDWALYMTVAPGRFAGACERGRIGERRGCTGRKAYKRGAAKARVRARGSAFRG
- a CDS encoding SagB/ThcOx family dehydrogenase — its product is MTDTQLLTYEPAHGRAPAHAQGDTPAVIELPKPDMSSGAPLMKALALRASMREFSDAPLTPATLGALLWAADGINRPRTGGRTAPSAHAFNEIDLYAVMPNGVYRYDAPAHRLILKHASDARNLTGYQDFVGAAPLDLVYVVNMSRLLDMPPQRRDIFSAVAAGAMAQNVSLYCASEGLGCVVRGWINHRLLSDALKLNEDELPILAQTVGAPGTTLTSLAD
- the ftsH gene encoding ATP-dependent zinc metalloprotease FtsH translates to MFFILAVAVPLLTAQRMTTEIAYSDFQKLVAARQVADLEVTPTRITGMLDMPGAASLLPASDAAAVNSNGEPWRFTTVRVADGHLADTLAAAGIRYSGGVDSAWPGVLLSWAVPLLAMFFVWNLLWQRTGGLQQYTKMGRGNGHILVQNETGITFDDIAGIDEAKAELRQIVAFLRDAERYRRLGGKIPKGVLIVGAPGTGKTLLAKAVAGEAGVPFYSVSGAGFVEMFVGVGAARVRDLFEQAQAEAPCIIFIDELDALGKVRGAGLTSGNDEREQTLNQLLIEMDGFSSSSGVIIMAATNRPETLDPALLRPGRFDRHIAIDRPDLNGRRQILAVHTRHVKLADDVDLNELASRMPGFVGADLANVVNEAALHAAEADKQAVDMSDFDEAIDRAMTGMERKSRVINAQEKITIAYHEAGHALVANSRKHCDPVKKVSIIPRGVAALGYTQQVPTEDRYVLRESELLDRLDALLGGRVAEELVFGDVSTGAENDLDRATAMVRHMVTRYGMSGRMGLATIGESMSQPVVAGFDGWRGASCSDDTARLVDEEIRRMLDEAHARVKATLSSQRATLERIARLLLEREVLDHEMLQHAIDGASKTFEQREQIEAKPAEADVDAGQDEASCSG
- a CDS encoding Hsp20/alpha crystallin family protein, whose product is MSNLTRFDPFSLDPVVSDLFQGFFRPMRSMATPQDAELASMKIDVTENDGAYTVKAELPGLDKKDIDVHIDGRIVSINAKVERNKEEKEGERVIRRERYSGAFSRSFSLAGEVDEATATAEYKDGVLSLSLPKKAPTDQKRLTIS